One window of Xanthomonas sp. 10-10 genomic DNA carries:
- a CDS encoding GGDEF domain-containing protein, producing MTCHNTAGAVEPTGSVAKTLSDGLHALMTADELAFFARFGRTRELAAGQALFERGAIGTQMFIVVSGQIDLDFGEDLTLKHLGPGEFFGELGLLIGDHARSAGASASMDSRLIELAHDDFQRLVDHDPSMVAHFLRRSIVRVVNNEQLLIRQLRRRNHDLEAALDNLYVTSHQLNHTEELSRTDELTGLHNRRGLALYLQECRRVGNVPGVGLILIDCDRFKRINDEFGHLAGDRVLQNVAHALRSVIAEGDLACRLGGDEFCVLVAQGTPELVHHIGECIVRAVEARLCNNQGEQGCSVSVGLCMIDAEASWNDWYTLADSALYEAKRQGGNVLAMHQALAPPPSGAAPAPEHG from the coding sequence ATGACTTGCCACAACACTGCAGGCGCAGTTGAGCCGACCGGAAGCGTTGCCAAGACGCTCTCGGACGGGCTGCATGCGTTGATGACCGCTGACGAACTGGCGTTTTTCGCCCGCTTCGGCCGTACCCGTGAGCTTGCCGCAGGCCAGGCGCTGTTCGAGCGCGGTGCGATCGGCACCCAGATGTTCATCGTGGTCAGTGGCCAGATCGACCTGGATTTCGGTGAAGACCTGACGCTCAAGCACCTGGGGCCAGGCGAATTTTTTGGCGAGCTCGGCCTACTCATCGGCGATCACGCGCGCAGTGCCGGCGCCAGCGCATCCATGGACAGCCGCCTGATCGAACTGGCGCACGACGATTTTCAGCGTCTGGTCGACCACGATCCTTCGATGGTCGCGCATTTTCTGCGCCGCTCCATCGTGCGTGTGGTCAACAACGAGCAGCTGCTGATCCGTCAGCTGCGCCGTCGCAACCACGATCTGGAAGCGGCGCTGGACAATCTCTACGTCACCTCGCACCAGCTCAACCACACCGAAGAACTCAGCCGCACCGACGAGCTGACCGGGTTGCACAACCGGCGCGGTCTGGCGCTGTATCTGCAGGAATGTCGCCGCGTCGGCAACGTGCCGGGCGTCGGGCTGATCCTGATCGACTGCGACCGCTTCAAGCGCATCAACGACGAGTTCGGCCATCTGGCCGGCGACCGCGTGTTGCAGAACGTGGCGCATGCCCTGCGTTCGGTCATCGCCGAGGGCGATCTTGCCTGCCGTCTCGGCGGCGACGAATTCTGCGTACTGGTTGCGCAAGGCACCCCGGAGCTGGTGCACCACATCGGCGAGTGCATCGTGCGCGCGGTGGAAGCGCGCCTGTGCAACAACCAGGGCGAGCAGGGCTGCTCGGTCAGCGTCGGCCTGTGCATGATCGATGCGGAGGCGTCCTGGAACGACTGGTACACGCTCGCCGATAGCGCGCTGTATGAAGCCAAGCGGCAAGGCGGCAATGTGCTGGCCATGCACCAAGCGCTCGCACCGCCGCCATCCGGCGCTGCGCCTGCTCCAGAGCATGGCTGA
- a CDS encoding S9 family peptidase: MQRLLLVSSMLLALSACSDKTAPPTSTAATAAQTPTAAPAPVTAPELITRDALFGNPERANVSISPDGKYLSWVAPLDGVLNVWVAPVDAPDQAHAITKDTARGIRNYFWTYHTDTLLYLRDNGGDEDFHLFSVNLSDGSSKDLTPFQKTNAEVAAISAHHPESIMVGMNDRDAKWHDLYRVDLATGKRTLVQKNTDSLDSYLLDGDFRLRYATRATDDAGRELLVPDGKAWKSVDRIPFEDVTNTSPEGLTDDGKTLYMRDSRNRDTSALYAIDTASNARTLLFENPKADVGDTLSDRKTGAVQAVSTDYLREEWKALDTGIAADLQKLKSLGTGDAAVAARTLDDRTWIVAYSAAETPTTYYRYDRADGGKLSKLFSARPALEGKPLVPMWPQALTARDGLTLVSYLTLPAEADANHDGKAAKPVPLVLFVHGGPWARDSYGYGPYEQWLANRGYAVLSVNFRGSTGFGKAFTNAGNGEWAGKMHDDLLDAVQWAVKQGVTKPDQVAIMGGSYGGYATLVGMTFTPDSFKCGVDIVGPANLNTLLGTVPPYWASFYKQLTKRMGDPATVAGKQWLTERSPLTHVDKISKPLLIGQGANDPRVKQAESDQIVNAMKAKNIPVTYVLFPDEGHGFKRPENSKAFNAVTEGFLSQCLGGRAQPIGADFEGSSITVPEGADKVTGLSDALKTHTQAIRK, translated from the coding sequence ATGCAACGCCTGCTTCTCGTTTCCAGCATGCTGCTGGCGTTGTCCGCCTGCAGCGACAAGACCGCTCCACCCACCAGCACCGCGGCAACCGCCGCGCAGACGCCCACGGCCGCGCCCGCACCGGTCACCGCGCCTGAGCTGATCACCCGCGATGCGCTGTTCGGCAATCCGGAGCGCGCCAACGTCAGCATCAGCCCGGATGGCAAGTACCTCAGCTGGGTGGCCCCGCTGGATGGCGTGCTCAACGTCTGGGTCGCGCCGGTGGATGCACCGGATCAGGCGCATGCGATCACCAAGGACACCGCGCGCGGCATCCGCAACTATTTCTGGACCTATCACACCGACACCTTGTTGTACCTGCGCGACAATGGCGGCGACGAGGATTTCCATCTGTTCTCGGTCAACCTGAGCGATGGCAGCAGCAAGGATCTCACCCCCTTCCAGAAGACCAATGCCGAGGTGGCCGCGATCAGCGCGCACCATCCGGAATCGATCATGGTCGGCATGAACGACCGCGATGCGAAGTGGCACGATCTGTATCGCGTCGACCTGGCCACGGGTAAACGCACCCTGGTGCAGAAGAACACCGACAGCCTGGACAGCTACCTGCTCGATGGCGACTTCCGGCTGCGCTATGCGACCCGCGCCACCGACGATGCCGGCAGGGAATTGCTGGTGCCCGATGGAAAGGCATGGAAGAGCGTGGATCGCATTCCGTTCGAGGATGTCACCAACACCTCGCCCGAGGGACTGACCGACGACGGCAAGACGCTGTACATGCGCGATTCGCGCAACCGCGATACCTCCGCGTTATATGCCATCGACACCGCCAGCAACGCACGCACACTGCTGTTCGAAAACCCGAAGGCCGACGTCGGCGATACCTTGAGCGACCGCAAGACCGGAGCCGTACAGGCAGTGTCTACCGATTATCTGCGCGAAGAATGGAAGGCGCTGGATACCGGGATCGCTGCCGACCTGCAGAAACTCAAGTCGCTCGGTACCGGCGATGCCGCGGTGGCCGCACGCACGCTCGATGACCGCACCTGGATCGTCGCTTACTCGGCCGCGGAAACGCCAACGACGTATTATCGCTACGACCGCGCCGACGGCGGCAAGCTGAGCAAGCTGTTTTCAGCCCGCCCTGCACTCGAGGGCAAGCCGCTGGTGCCGATGTGGCCGCAGGCGCTGACCGCGCGCGATGGCCTCACCCTGGTCAGCTACCTCACCCTGCCCGCCGAGGCCGACGCCAACCACGACGGCAAGGCAGCCAAGCCGGTGCCGTTGGTGCTGTTCGTGCATGGCGGCCCGTGGGCGCGCGACAGCTATGGCTATGGCCCTTACGAGCAATGGCTGGCCAATCGTGGCTACGCGGTGCTGTCGGTCAATTTCCGCGGCTCCACCGGCTTCGGCAAGGCCTTTACCAACGCCGGTAACGGCGAGTGGGCCGGCAAGATGCACGACGACCTGCTCGATGCGGTGCAGTGGGCGGTCAAGCAGGGCGTGACCAAACCCGACCAGGTCGCCATCATGGGCGGCAGCTACGGCGGCTACGCCACGTTGGTAGGCATGACCTTCACCCCGGACAGCTTCAAGTGCGGCGTAGACATCGTCGGTCCGGCCAACCTCAACACCTTGCTCGGCACCGTGCCGCCGTACTGGGCCAGCTTCTACAAGCAGCTGACCAAGCGCATGGGCGACCCGGCCACCGTCGCCGGCAAGCAATGGCTGACCGAACGCTCCCCGCTCACCCACGTCGACAAGATCAGCAAGCCGCTGCTGATCGGCCAGGGCGCCAACGACCCACGCGTCAAACAGGCCGAAAGCGACCAGATCGTCAACGCGATGAAAGCCAAGAACATCCCGGTCACCTACGTGCTGTTCCCCGACGAAGGCCACGGCTTCAAGCGCCCGGAAAACAGCAAGGCCTTCAACGCAGTGACCGAAGGCTTCCTGAGCCAATGCCTGGGCGGCCGCGCGCAACCGATCGGCGCCGACTTCGAAGGCTCCAGCATCACCGTCCCGGAAGGCGCCGACAAGGTCACCGGCCTGAGCGATGCATTGAAGACGCATACCCAGGCGATTCGGAAGTAG
- a CDS encoding putative peptide maturation dehydrogenase has product MKIKRRSLCFFEIEEQTQPDLSALLRGVVRLAPATSISLLCSLTGERLELTAEELYFIASLPADWIEGSSVSKSSLPEGSLSRLIGIGALLSDDASDEKSATLTLAEKTRKEIGWHPLAHLYHGMTRWNDKRTPDPTEDMGIEHRQAQLMRHAAVHGAIPTHFPMHPVGPHKVALSECLSPDNFEEVLLQRKTTRHFDRSIALPEAKFSRLLHLTFGAIGKEDLAPGMTALRRTSPSGGALHPIEAYPLIMNVEGVEPGLYHYESGNHHLNCLKPMALEDARKLAEALVIGQTYFAEAAALVFHVARLDRHHWKYRNHPKAYRAVTLDSGHLSQTFYLLATHLGLGAFYTAAVNDANLEKLLGLDSLKNMVVGANGIGVIDSSKNNLHLLPVPLFN; this is encoded by the coding sequence ATGAAGATCAAACGTAGAAGTCTTTGCTTTTTCGAGATTGAGGAACAAACACAGCCTGATTTGAGTGCCCTCCTTCGTGGCGTAGTGCGTCTAGCTCCGGCGACATCCATCAGCCTACTCTGCTCACTCACAGGCGAGCGACTCGAATTGACGGCTGAAGAACTTTATTTCATTGCTTCGTTGCCAGCTGACTGGATCGAAGGAAGTAGCGTGTCGAAATCGAGTCTTCCTGAAGGCTCTCTCTCTCGTCTTATTGGAATAGGTGCACTTCTCTCCGATGATGCAAGCGACGAAAAGAGCGCTACCCTGACTTTAGCTGAGAAGACCCGTAAGGAAATCGGCTGGCACCCATTAGCCCATCTTTATCATGGCATGACACGATGGAACGACAAGCGGACGCCTGACCCAACTGAAGACATGGGCATCGAGCATCGGCAGGCACAGTTAATGCGCCATGCTGCTGTACACGGAGCGATTCCTACGCACTTCCCGATGCATCCAGTGGGGCCCCATAAGGTTGCGTTATCTGAATGTCTTAGCCCCGATAATTTTGAAGAGGTTTTATTACAGCGTAAAACAACGCGCCACTTCGATCGCTCTATTGCACTACCCGAAGCCAAGTTCAGCAGGCTCCTACATCTGACGTTCGGGGCCATCGGTAAAGAGGATCTTGCCCCTGGGATGACAGCACTCAGGCGTACCAGTCCTTCCGGAGGGGCTCTTCATCCCATCGAAGCCTATCCGTTGATCATGAACGTCGAAGGAGTGGAGCCTGGGCTGTACCATTATGAAAGCGGCAACCACCATCTCAACTGCCTTAAACCAATGGCTTTGGAAGATGCTCGAAAGCTGGCCGAAGCTCTTGTCATTGGTCAAACGTATTTTGCTGAAGCCGCAGCACTCGTGTTCCACGTAGCGCGCCTGGATCGGCATCATTGGAAGTACCGCAATCATCCGAAAGCCTATCGGGCCGTCACACTCGATTCTGGCCACCTGAGTCAAACGTTTTACCTTCTAGCCACACATCTTGGTCTCGGCGCGTTCTATACTGCAGCAGTCAATGACGCCAATCTTGAGAAACTGCTTGGCTTGGACAGCCTTAAAAACATGGTGGTGGGTGCGAATGGCATTGGCGTCATTGATTCTTCAAAAAACAACCTGCATCTTTTGCCAGTACCATTGTTCAACTGA
- a CDS encoding NHLP-related RiPP peptide, with amino-acid sequence MSTLENSKSLLQRLATDDEFRASMEKDPIAAFAEYGFKIEKSEAPIHVDIPSKEDINAGLDEMAKRIEDTCGFDVFRR; translated from the coding sequence ATGTCTACGCTGGAAAACTCAAAGAGCCTCCTACAACGACTTGCTACAGACGATGAATTTCGGGCGTCAATGGAAAAAGATCCCATCGCAGCCTTTGCGGAGTACGGGTTCAAGATCGAGAAAAGCGAAGCGCCGATTCACGTAGACATCCCTAGCAAGGAAGATATCAACGCCGGGCTGGATGAAATGGCCAAGCGCATTGAAGACACTTGCGGGTTTGACGTTTTTCGTCGCTAG
- a CDS encoding putative peptide modification system cyclase, with translation MSARTHARKDASSEAMQAPRLRTLLLTDLCDSTALVERIGDNAAAALFREHDRLVVKLQQQWRGRLIDRSDGLLLLFDRPIDGLGFALDYARGLKAMGDAHALTLCARQGLHVGEVLTWRNSDEAVSIGAKPLEVEGLAKPTAARLMSMARPGQILISAVAESLTHRAARELGDRAERILWKSHGRWRFKGVPTPMEIYEVGEVGLTPLRMPKNSAKAWRDVPLWRRPAALVAETGVMLAVGIAIWFFIRPQPAIAFSERDWVVVGDLQNALKDSRYQGAVEAALRTSIEQSRYINVVPAERAQNVLAMMGKPDQSMDRRVGSEISERLGARALLLPTISEVAGNIRIDLEVVNPRTSATVLSLSASGKGADSVVASIGDVGAALRKSLGEQPELIERSSLPLEKVTTQNIDALRSFTLGQKAYALKDLGAAEQYFAISLKLDPSFAMARIALARVAYSRTDVARAQEEMQHALDGVPRLTNRERLYADAQLSLFSGEKGYVQKWKALSDLYPDFDVAAFNTASGMRLANDYAGMAKYSQRAASPQAVTLPLAMQYRAMANMGLGRLDLASADCLASKRIGFKYNSVECALIKAASRSPNEALVELRPVAKEERFLSVARAAAEVTVLADAGRWSEAATGAKALMTMIESPKLPYDWLARTTSLAVVAHEDDQAARLSGARELFRLAKKSVEGTNGRTRECILVAALYSAYVAVGEGDSSLAVEALPLAAKDEESSPFSTLGNLSAILKARMETNSGRPAHALSLLEAYSEPAALSLTEVERVRARRALGKMVSQSVDNVAEIKKRARIYAEWLPDRPPIIDSLLPR, from the coding sequence ATGAGCGCCCGCACCCACGCACGCAAGGACGCGTCGTCGGAGGCGATGCAGGCCCCGCGTCTTCGTACCTTGCTGTTGACCGACCTATGCGATTCGACCGCGTTGGTCGAACGCATCGGCGACAACGCCGCCGCGGCACTGTTCCGCGAACACGACCGCTTGGTGGTCAAGCTGCAGCAGCAGTGGCGCGGCCGCCTGATCGACCGCTCCGACGGTTTGCTGTTGTTGTTCGACCGCCCGATCGACGGGCTGGGCTTTGCACTGGATTACGCGCGCGGGCTCAAGGCGATGGGCGATGCCCACGCGCTCACCTTGTGCGCGCGCCAGGGCCTGCACGTCGGCGAAGTGCTGACCTGGCGCAACAGCGACGAGGCAGTGAGCATCGGCGCCAAACCGCTGGAAGTCGAAGGTCTGGCCAAACCGACTGCCGCACGCCTGATGTCGATGGCGCGGCCGGGGCAGATCCTGATCTCGGCCGTCGCCGAATCCTTGACCCACCGCGCCGCACGCGAACTGGGCGACCGCGCCGAACGCATCCTGTGGAAGTCCCACGGCCGCTGGCGCTTCAAGGGCGTGCCCACGCCGATGGAGATCTACGAAGTCGGCGAAGTCGGCCTGACCCCCCTGCGCATGCCGAAAAACTCGGCGAAGGCCTGGCGCGATGTGCCGCTGTGGCGCCGGCCGGCGGCGTTGGTTGCCGAGACGGGGGTCATGCTGGCGGTGGGCATCGCGATCTGGTTCTTCATCCGTCCCCAGCCGGCGATCGCGTTCTCCGAACGCGATTGGGTGGTGGTGGGGGACTTGCAGAATGCCTTGAAGGATAGTCGTTACCAAGGCGCTGTTGAGGCAGCCCTACGTACAAGCATTGAGCAGTCGCGTTATATCAATGTGGTTCCCGCGGAACGTGCACAGAATGTTCTTGCCATGATGGGTAAACCTGATCAAAGCATGGACAGGCGCGTGGGTTCTGAGATATCGGAGCGACTAGGCGCCCGGGCACTCCTTTTACCCACAATTTCTGAAGTTGCCGGGAACATTCGAATCGATCTCGAGGTGGTCAATCCGAGAACCTCGGCTACGGTGTTGTCTCTGTCTGCGTCAGGGAAGGGTGCTGACAGTGTCGTGGCATCGATTGGAGATGTAGGTGCGGCACTGCGAAAGTCGCTTGGCGAGCAGCCTGAGTTGATCGAGCGCAGTTCCCTGCCTCTGGAAAAAGTAACAACTCAAAATATAGACGCATTGCGTTCCTTCACCTTAGGGCAAAAGGCTTATGCATTAAAAGATCTGGGTGCCGCCGAACAGTACTTTGCCATTTCGCTCAAACTAGATCCGAGCTTTGCAATGGCAAGAATTGCACTTGCTCGAGTAGCCTACTCACGTACAGACGTTGCTCGTGCTCAAGAGGAAATGCAGCACGCTTTGGATGGAGTGCCGCGCCTGACAAATCGCGAGAGGCTTTATGCGGATGCTCAACTCTCCCTATTTTCAGGTGAAAAAGGCTACGTTCAAAAATGGAAGGCGCTTTCTGATCTCTATCCAGATTTCGATGTTGCCGCATTCAATACAGCGTCAGGGATGCGGCTGGCAAACGACTACGCAGGAATGGCGAAATATAGTCAGCGCGCAGCGAGTCCCCAAGCGGTGACGCTGCCACTTGCAATGCAATACAGAGCAATGGCCAATATGGGGCTAGGGCGCCTCGACTTGGCAAGTGCAGATTGCCTCGCATCCAAGCGAATCGGATTCAAGTACAACTCTGTCGAGTGCGCTCTGATCAAAGCCGCATCGCGCTCGCCTAACGAAGCATTAGTGGAGCTGCGCCCGGTTGCAAAGGAGGAGCGCTTTTTGTCAGTGGCACGTGCTGCTGCGGAGGTGACAGTTTTGGCCGACGCGGGTCGTTGGAGCGAGGCAGCAACTGGAGCCAAAGCTTTAATGACTATGATCGAGTCGCCTAAATTACCCTACGATTGGCTTGCGCGTACTACTTCGTTGGCAGTCGTTGCACATGAGGATGACCAGGCGGCACGCCTCAGCGGAGCTAGAGAATTATTTCGGTTGGCGAAGAAGTCGGTAGAAGGAACTAATGGGCGCACAAGAGAGTGTATCCTTGTCGCTGCGCTTTACTCGGCTTACGTGGCGGTTGGGGAAGGAGATTCATCGCTTGCAGTAGAGGCACTACCGCTTGCTGCCAAGGATGAAGAGTCGTCGCCTTTTTCAACCCTCGGTAATCTTTCCGCTATCTTGAAAGCGAGAATGGAGACTAATTCAGGCCGACCCGCCCACGCGCTCTCGCTCCTTGAAGCGTATTCTGAACCAGCCGCCCTTTCTTTGACCGAGGTGGAGCGCGTCCGCGCTAGGCGTGCGCTTGGAAAGATGGTGAGTCAGTCAGTTGATAATGTTGCGGAAATAAAAAAACGCGCCCGTATTTACGCGGAGTGGTTGCCGGATAGGCCACCTATCATCGATTCATTGCTGCCTCGCTGA
- a CDS encoding carboxyl transferase domain-containing protein, with protein MSVITSQLQVSSDSFQANAAAMRAVVDDLRRTLAQTALGGSEAARQKHVARGKLLVRARIDALLDAGSALLEIAPLAAHGLYDDQVPCAGVVAGIGRVSGVECVIVANDATVKGGTYYPMTVKKHLRAQEIAQQNRLPCIYLVDSGGAFLPLQDEVFPDRDHFGRIFYNQANLSAQGIPQIACVMGSCTAGGAYVPAMSDETVIVREQGTIFLGGPPLVKAATGEEVSAEELGGADVHTRISGVADHFADNDLQALARVRAIIAQLNWRKPPASLAMQAPLPPRHAADELYGVIPADTRKPFDVREVIARIVDDSQFDEFKPRYGSTLVTGFAHLHGYPVGIIANNGILFSESALKGAHFIELCTQRGIPLVFLQNITGFMVGRKYEHGGIAKDGAKLVMAVACAKVPKFTVVIGGSFGAGNYGMCGRAYSPNFLWMWPNARIGVMGGEQAASVLATVRRDGIEAKGGAWSGDDEDTFKAPIRAQFEQQGHPYYASARLWDDGIIDPADTRRVLGLGLSAALNAPIEPTRFGVFRM; from the coding sequence ATGAGCGTGATCACCAGCCAGCTGCAGGTCAGCAGCGACAGCTTTCAGGCCAATGCCGCAGCGATGCGCGCGGTGGTCGATGACTTGCGTCGCACCCTGGCGCAAACCGCGCTCGGCGGCAGCGAGGCTGCACGGCAAAAGCATGTCGCACGCGGCAAGCTACTGGTGCGCGCACGTATCGACGCGCTACTGGACGCGGGCAGTGCGCTGCTGGAAATCGCGCCATTGGCGGCGCATGGCCTGTATGACGATCAGGTGCCGTGTGCGGGCGTGGTGGCCGGCATCGGCCGCGTGTCTGGCGTGGAATGCGTGATCGTGGCCAACGATGCCACCGTCAAGGGCGGCACCTATTACCCGATGACGGTGAAGAAGCATCTGCGCGCGCAGGAAATCGCCCAACAGAACCGCTTGCCGTGCATCTACCTGGTCGATTCCGGCGGCGCATTCCTGCCGCTGCAGGATGAAGTGTTTCCTGACCGCGATCACTTCGGGCGCATCTTCTACAACCAGGCCAACCTCTCGGCGCAAGGCATCCCGCAGATCGCCTGCGTGATGGGCTCTTGCACCGCCGGCGGTGCCTACGTGCCGGCGATGAGCGATGAGACGGTGATCGTGCGCGAGCAAGGCACGATCTTTCTCGGTGGCCCACCACTGGTCAAGGCGGCCACCGGCGAAGAAGTCAGTGCCGAAGAACTCGGCGGTGCCGATGTGCATACGCGCATCTCCGGGGTGGCCGATCACTTCGCCGACAACGACCTGCAGGCCCTGGCCCGCGTGCGCGCCATCATCGCGCAGCTCAACTGGCGCAAGCCGCCTGCATCGCTGGCGATGCAGGCACCGTTGCCGCCGCGCCATGCCGCCGACGAGTTGTATGGCGTGATCCCCGCCGATACGCGCAAGCCGTTCGATGTGCGCGAAGTGATCGCACGCATTGTCGACGACTCGCAGTTCGACGAATTCAAGCCGCGCTATGGCAGCACCCTGGTCACCGGCTTTGCGCACCTGCACGGCTACCCGGTGGGCATCATCGCCAACAACGGCATCCTGTTCTCCGAGTCGGCGCTCAAGGGCGCGCACTTCATCGAGCTGTGCACGCAGCGCGGGATTCCGCTGGTATTCCTGCAGAACATCACCGGCTTCATGGTGGGGCGCAAGTACGAACATGGCGGCATCGCCAAGGATGGCGCCAAGCTGGTGATGGCGGTGGCCTGCGCCAAGGTGCCCAAGTTCACGGTGGTGATTGGCGGCTCGTTCGGTGCCGGTAACTATGGCATGTGCGGCCGCGCGTATTCGCCCAATTTCCTGTGGATGTGGCCCAACGCGCGCATCGGCGTGATGGGCGGCGAGCAGGCGGCCAGCGTGTTGGCCACGGTGCGCCGCGACGGCATCGAAGCCAAGGGCGGCGCATGGTCCGGCGACGACGAAGACACCTTCAAGGCGCCGATCCGCGCGCAGTTCGAACAGCAAGGCCATCCTTACTACGCCAGCGCACGGCTATGGGACGATGGCATCATCGACCCGGCCGATACCCGTCGCGTGCTGGGCCTGGGCTTGTCGGCGGCGTTGAATGCGCCGATCGAGCCAACGCGTTTTGGCGTGTTTCGCATGTGA
- a CDS encoding acetyl/propionyl/methylcrotonyl-CoA carboxylase subunit alpha, which produces MTQHDSIATSPQRPFAKILIANRGEIACRIIATCRRLGIATVAVYSDADRDARHVRLADEAIHLGPAPAQQSYLRGDAILDAARVSGAEAIHPGYGFLSENAAFAEACAQAGVVFIGPPASAIRAMGDKSAAKAVMERAGVPLTPGYHGPEQAPAFLRAQADAIGYPVLIKASAGGGGKGMRRVDAGAAFEEALASCQREAQSAFGNAHVLVEKYVERPRHIEIQVFGDTHGEAVYLFERDCSVQRRHQKVLEEAPAPGMTEQRRAAMGKAAVDAARAVGYVGAGTVEFIAGPDGDFYFMEMNTRLQVEHPVTELITGTDLVEWQLRVAAGGPLPQRQEALRIHGHALEARLYAEDADRGFLPSTGTLRQLQLPATSAHVRIDAGVEQGDTISPYYDPMIAKLIVWDIDRPAALARMREALAQVHAVGVTTNSAFLARLVGTHAFATADLDTALIEREQAALFPQATAPQPAWWCLAAVLLAEQAPLARNDPADPYSPWQNRDGWRIGLHAARSVTLEAAGERRALALRPLADGWEVRSADATHLLRYHVQDDGLRVELDGRQWRVQALHDGAAVTLRDGRHSALFRHHDALVEADQPAHAGGGLTAPMPGRIVALTAPVGETVTRGQALVVMEAMKMEHTLHAPSDGTVQAYLVAEGDLVADGALLVEFVSAKA; this is translated from the coding sequence ATGACACAGCACGACTCGATCGCCACATCACCGCAGCGGCCCTTCGCCAAGATCCTGATCGCCAATCGCGGCGAGATCGCGTGCCGCATCATTGCAACCTGCCGCAGGCTCGGCATCGCCACGGTGGCGGTGTATTCGGACGCAGACCGCGATGCGCGGCATGTGCGCCTGGCCGACGAAGCGATCCATCTCGGCCCGGCACCGGCGCAGCAGAGCTACCTGCGCGGCGATGCGATTCTCGATGCGGCACGCGTCAGTGGCGCCGAGGCGATTCATCCGGGTTACGGATTCCTGTCTGAAAATGCCGCGTTTGCCGAGGCCTGCGCGCAGGCCGGCGTTGTGTTTATCGGCCCGCCGGCAAGCGCGATTCGCGCGATGGGCGACAAGAGCGCGGCCAAGGCGGTGATGGAACGTGCGGGCGTGCCGTTGACGCCGGGTTATCACGGGCCCGAACAGGCGCCCGCGTTTCTGCGTGCGCAAGCCGATGCCATCGGCTACCCGGTCCTGATCAAGGCCAGCGCCGGTGGCGGCGGCAAGGGCATGCGCCGGGTCGATGCCGGCGCCGCGTTCGAGGAGGCACTGGCCAGTTGCCAGCGCGAGGCGCAATCGGCGTTCGGCAATGCGCATGTGCTGGTGGAGAAATACGTCGAGCGTCCGCGACATATCGAGATCCAGGTATTTGGCGATACGCATGGCGAGGCGGTGTATCTGTTCGAACGCGACTGCTCGGTACAGCGCCGGCACCAGAAGGTGCTGGAAGAAGCGCCCGCACCGGGCATGACCGAACAACGTCGTGCGGCGATGGGCAAGGCGGCCGTGGATGCAGCGCGCGCGGTGGGGTACGTCGGCGCCGGCACGGTGGAGTTCATCGCCGGGCCGGATGGCGATTTTTATTTCATGGAAATGAACACCCGGCTGCAGGTGGAGCACCCGGTCACCGAGTTGATCACCGGCACCGATCTGGTCGAATGGCAACTGCGCGTGGCCGCAGGCGGGCCGTTGCCGCAACGCCAGGAGGCGCTGCGCATCCACGGCCATGCGCTGGAAGCACGCCTGTATGCCGAAGATGCCGACCGCGGTTTTCTGCCTTCTACCGGCACCCTGCGCCAGCTGCAGCTGCCGGCCACCAGCGCGCATGTGCGGATCGACGCAGGTGTGGAGCAAGGCGACACCATCAGCCCTTACTACGACCCGATGATCGCCAAGCTCATCGTCTGGGACATCGACCGCCCGGCGGCACTGGCACGCATGCGCGAGGCGCTTGCGCAGGTGCATGCAGTGGGCGTGACCACCAATAGCGCCTTCCTTGCGCGGCTGGTCGGCACTCATGCGTTTGCGACTGCCGATCTGGATACCGCGCTGATCGAACGCGAGCAGGCGGCGCTGTTTCCGCAGGCAACCGCACCGCAACCTGCATGGTGGTGCCTGGCCGCGGTGCTACTTGCCGAACAGGCGCCACTTGCCCGCAACGATCCGGCCGATCCGTACTCGCCGTGGCAGAACCGCGACGGATGGCGCATCGGCCTGCATGCAGCGCGTAGCGTGACGCTGGAGGCCGCCGGCGAACGCCGCGCACTTGCGTTGCGTCCGCTCGCCGATGGCTGGGAGGTGAGGTCCGCCGATGCCACCCACCTGCTGCGGTATCACGTGCAGGACGACGGGTTGCGCGTGGAGCTGGACGGCCGGCAATGGCGCGTACAGGCGCTGCACGACGGCGCTGCGGTGACCTTGCGCGATGGCAGGCACAGTGCGCTCTTCCGTCATCACGATGCCCTGGTGGAGGCCGATCAACCGGCGCATGCCGGCGGCGGCCTGACTGCCCCGATGCCCGGCCGCATCGTGGCGCTGACCGCGCCGGTCGGCGAAACGGTGACGCGCGGGCAGGCGCTGGTGGTCATGGAAGCGATGAAGATGGAGCACACCTTGCACGCCCCCAGCGACGGCACGGTACAGGCCTACCTGGTGGCCGAAGGCGATCTGGTCGCCGATGGCGCCTTGTTGGTGGAATTCGTGTCCGCGAAAGCGTAG